In Pseudomonas asiatica, the following are encoded in one genomic region:
- a CDS encoding SDR family NAD(P)-dependent oxidoreductase, giving the protein MQIANKHFIVSGAASGLGAATAQMLVEAGAKVMLVDLNAQAVEAKARELGENARFAVADISDEQAAQAAVDAAVSAFGSLHGLVNCAGIVGAEKVLGKQGPHGLASFAKVINVNLIGSFNLLRLAAAAMAEGAADEGGERGVIINTASIAAYDGQIGQAAYAASKGAIASLTLPTARELARFGIRVMTIAPGIFETPMMAGMTEEVRASLAAGVPFPPRLGRPQEYAALARHIIENSMLNGEVIRLDGALRMAAK; this is encoded by the coding sequence ATGCAGATAGCCAACAAACACTTCATCGTCAGCGGCGCCGCCTCCGGGCTGGGTGCTGCCACCGCGCAGATGCTGGTCGAGGCCGGCGCCAAGGTCATGCTGGTCGACCTCAATGCCCAGGCCGTTGAAGCCAAGGCCCGCGAACTGGGCGAAAACGCCCGTTTCGCGGTGGCCGACATCAGCGACGAGCAGGCCGCCCAGGCGGCGGTCGATGCGGCCGTCAGCGCCTTTGGCAGCCTGCACGGGCTGGTCAACTGCGCCGGCATCGTCGGTGCCGAGAAAGTGCTGGGCAAACAGGGCCCGCATGGCCTTGCCAGCTTTGCCAAGGTCATCAACGTCAACCTGATCGGCAGCTTCAACCTGCTGCGCCTGGCCGCCGCGGCCATGGCCGAAGGGGCTGCAGATGAGGGTGGCGAGCGCGGGGTGATCATCAACACCGCCTCCATCGCCGCCTATGACGGCCAGATCGGCCAGGCGGCCTACGCTGCTTCCAAGGGCGCCATCGCCAGCCTGACCCTGCCGACCGCCCGCGAACTGGCGCGCTTCGGCATCCGTGTGATGACCATCGCCCCGGGCATCTTCGAAACGCCGATGATGGCCGGCATGACCGAGGAAGTACGCGCCTCGCTGGCCGCCGGCGTGCCATTCCCTCCGCGCCTGGGTCGCCCGCAGGAGTACGCCGCGCTGGCCCGCCACATCATCGAGAACAGCATGCTCAACGGCGAGGTGATCCGCCTCGACGGCGCACTGCGCATGGCTGCCAAGTAA